The Yersinia entomophaga nucleotide sequence CATCAGTGGTGTTCATCAGGCATCCTGACGTTGTTCGGCACCTTCGCCTTCAGTTTGAGCCTGCTGCTGCAAATAGTTCATGAACAGGGCATCAAAATTAACCGGTGCCAGATTCAGCTGAGGGAAAGTACCGCGGGAAACCAGGCTGGTGATACATTCACGGGCATACGGGAACAAAATGTTCGGGCAGTATGCGCCCAGGCAATGTGCCAGTTGGGTGCCATCGATGCCAGCAATGGAGAAAATACCGCCTTGCTGAACTTCACACAAGAATGCAGTTTCTTCGCCCAGAGAGGCCGTAACTGTTACGCGCAGTACCACTTCATACACATCTTCAGCCAGCTGACTGGAAGCAGTATCAAGATCAAGTTTAACTTCTGGCTGCCAATCCTGCTGGAAAACCTGCGGTGCATTTGGCGCTTCGAAAGAGATATCCTTGGTATAAATACGTTGGATCTGGAAAGCCATCTCTGTGTTGTTTTGTTCTGACATGTGTAAAAGTACCCTTAGTTAGACATCCTTATTAAACAGCACTACCGCCGTGGGAATCCCCATCGACGAGTTTAAAGCAGTGGGTCAAGCCCACCGCGCGCATCCAGCGCATGTAAATCATCGCAGCCACCTATGTGCTGCCCATCAATAAATATCTGAGGTACGGTGGAACGTCCGCTGCGTTCAATCATAACTTCACGCGTCGCCATATCACCATCAATCGCGATTTCCTCGAACGCTGCACCTTTGCTGTTTAACAGCGCTTTTGCGCGAACGCAAAACGGGCAGGTCGCTTTGGTGTATATCTCAATTTTCGCCATTGACAAAACCTCAGTTATATTAATATTCCGTTGATAAAGCGATGGTTTTATTACTTACCACGTTTTATTTACCGCGAGCCAGAGGCAGATTTTCACCGCTCCAGCCAGAGATACCCTCTTTCAGAGTAAATACAGGTTCAAAACCGGCTTTGTTCAAATTTTCGGCAGACGTACGAGACGCAGTACCGTTAGCACAAACAACAATAATAGGCTGCGCTTTATGCTTTTCCAACTCGCCCAAGCTGCCGTTTTTAATTTCAGTCGGCGTTAGGTTAATGGAGCTGGCGATATGGCCCTTGCGGTAATCTTCGCGCGAACGGGTATCGACAACAACCGCATCTTCTTTGTTAATCAAACGCGTAGCTTCACCACGAGTGATTTCTTTTACTTTAGACAGGCTGCTTTTAAAGGTGGTGACGATCACGGCAACCAGCAAAGCCACCCAAGCCAGACTCAAAATAGGATGCTGGCTAATGAATTGCATAATTTCTTGCAAC carries:
- the secB gene encoding protein-export chaperone SecB gives rise to the protein MSEQNNTEMAFQIQRIYTKDISFEAPNAPQVFQQDWQPEVKLDLDTASSQLAEDVYEVVLRVTVTASLGEETAFLCEVQQGGIFSIAGIDGTQLAHCLGAYCPNILFPYARECITSLVSRGTFPQLNLAPVNFDALFMNYLQQQAQTEGEGAEQRQDA
- the grxC gene encoding glutaredoxin 3, with the protein product MAKIEIYTKATCPFCVRAKALLNSKGAAFEEIAIDGDMATREVMIERSGRSTVPQIFIDGQHIGGCDDLHALDARGGLDPLL
- a CDS encoding rhodanese-like domain-containing protein, producing the protein MLQEIMQFISQHPILSLAWVALLVAVIVTTFKSSLSKVKEITRGEATRLINKEDAVVVDTRSREDYRKGHIASSINLTPTEIKNGSLGELEKHKAQPIIVVCANGTASRTSAENLNKAGFEPVFTLKEGISGWSGENLPLARGK